Proteins from one Phytoactinopolyspora mesophila genomic window:
- a CDS encoding NAD(P)/FAD-dependent oxidoreductase: MTSQTPATGTPGDVAIVGAGMVGLATAWFLQERGVSVTVIDREGVASGASWGNAGWLTPGLATPLPEPAVLRYGVRAVLSPSSPVYVPLRPDPKLLGFLTRFTRNSTATRWRRAMDALVPINQRALPAFDRLTDGGVHTPTQEAAPFLAAYRTEAERTTLLEELEHIRAAGLGIEFDTLSGEQARELEPLLGPAVGAAIRLHGQRFIDPGTFVSELAEAVRVRGARFRIGTAVTAVHNKPGQAVVETTDGIQQSFDAVVLANGSWLSRLAKPHGVRTHVQAGRGYSFSVKTPRVPAGPLYFPAQRVACTPLGDRLRVAGMMEFRSPDAKLDPRRIAAITEAVRPLLDGAELDNRADEWVGARPCTPDGLPLIGRTTSSRVFTAGGHGMWGVTLGPATGELLAELMTTGRAPAELAPFDPTR, from the coding sequence ATGACCTCTCAGACTCCGGCAACCGGCACCCCAGGTGACGTCGCCATCGTGGGAGCCGGCATGGTAGGCCTGGCCACCGCCTGGTTCCTGCAAGAACGTGGCGTCTCTGTCACCGTCATCGACCGCGAGGGAGTCGCCTCCGGCGCGTCGTGGGGCAACGCCGGCTGGCTCACCCCGGGACTGGCCACGCCCCTGCCGGAGCCGGCCGTGCTCCGTTATGGCGTGCGGGCGGTGCTGAGTCCGTCGTCGCCGGTGTACGTGCCTCTACGACCCGACCCGAAGCTGCTCGGCTTCCTCACCCGATTCACCCGCAACAGCACCGCCACCCGCTGGCGCCGGGCCATGGACGCACTCGTGCCGATCAACCAGCGTGCGCTGCCCGCCTTCGACCGGCTCACCGACGGCGGAGTGCACACGCCGACGCAGGAGGCGGCCCCATTCCTCGCCGCCTACCGCACCGAAGCCGAGCGCACCACCCTGCTGGAGGAGCTGGAACACATCCGCGCCGCCGGGCTGGGGATCGAGTTCGACACCCTCAGCGGTGAGCAGGCTCGTGAACTCGAACCTCTCCTCGGCCCCGCCGTGGGCGCGGCCATCCGGCTGCACGGCCAGCGGTTCATCGACCCGGGGACGTTCGTCTCCGAACTGGCCGAGGCGGTGCGGGTCCGGGGCGCCCGGTTCCGCATCGGCACCGCCGTCACCGCCGTGCACAACAAACCCGGCCAGGCCGTGGTCGAGACCACCGACGGCATACAGCAGTCGTTCGACGCAGTGGTGCTGGCCAACGGTTCGTGGCTGAGCCGCCTCGCGAAGCCCCACGGTGTGCGCACCCATGTCCAGGCCGGACGCGGCTACAGCTTCAGTGTCAAGACGCCACGGGTGCCCGCCGGCCCGTTGTACTTCCCGGCGCAGCGGGTAGCCTGCACGCCGCTCGGAGATCGGCTCCGGGTAGCCGGCATGATGGAATTCCGCTCCCCCGACGCCAAACTCGACCCGCGTCGTATCGCCGCCATCACCGAAGCGGTGCGCCCGCTCCTGGACGGCGCCGAGCTGGACAACCGGGCTGACGAGTGGGTTGGTGCACGCCCGTGCACTCCCGACGGCCTTCCCCTGATCGGGCGGACCACCTCGTCGCGGGTCTTCACCGCCGGCGGCCACGGCATGTGGGGGGTCACGCTCGGCCCCGCTACCGGAGAACTTCTGGCGGAACTGATGACCACCGGCCGGGCGCCGGCCGAGCTCGCGCCGTTCGACCCCACCCGCTGA
- a CDS encoding PucR family transcriptional regulator codes for MPGTGPWRVVALSAPESHESDEHLQVWETVLRRHGWRRAVLADLAGDVFAVVDAEDGDGPGTWAWLRAVVHEMDDDGRGWVAAAGTAAITAELPRSRVEAAELLSIVRSGQGTDPAMSVEGAWDAVVLHRVLGAVDLAVPGSPLRALLDHDAEHGTAYVPTLGAWLEHYGEPLRAAKALLIHPNTLRYRMRRLRDVVDINVHDPRQRLALYLQIEAARKTTERAT; via the coding sequence TTGCCGGGTACGGGTCCGTGGCGCGTCGTCGCACTCAGCGCGCCGGAGAGCCACGAATCCGACGAGCACCTGCAGGTGTGGGAGACGGTGCTGCGCCGCCACGGCTGGCGACGTGCGGTGCTGGCCGATCTGGCCGGCGACGTCTTCGCGGTGGTCGACGCCGAGGATGGTGACGGTCCCGGCACGTGGGCGTGGCTTCGGGCCGTGGTTCACGAAATGGACGACGACGGCCGGGGTTGGGTGGCCGCGGCCGGAACGGCGGCGATAACCGCGGAGTTGCCCCGCTCGCGGGTGGAGGCGGCCGAGCTGTTGAGTATTGTGCGCTCGGGACAAGGCACCGATCCGGCGATGTCGGTCGAGGGCGCGTGGGACGCCGTTGTGCTGCACCGTGTGCTTGGTGCCGTCGACCTCGCCGTTCCTGGAAGCCCGCTGCGAGCGTTGCTTGACCACGACGCCGAACACGGCACGGCCTACGTGCCGACACTCGGAGCGTGGCTGGAGCACTATGGCGAGCCGTTACGGGCCGCCAAGGCGCTCCTGATCCACCCCAATACGCTGCGTTATCGCATGCGTCGGCTCCGCGACGTCGTCGACATCAACGTGCACGACCCGCGTCAGCGTCTCGCCCTTTACCTTCAGATCGAGGCCGCGCGAAAAACGACGGAGCGGGCGACCTGA
- a CDS encoding dihydrofolate reductase family protein, translated as MSKIVAQMTVSLDGYFTGPNDGPGRGLGDGGEQLHYWVFGGAWSYDQGPKGEATGVDKQVLDDSIQRIGAVVGGRWTYESAGAWGGTNPWPVPFFILTHRPEDEPSGAGFQFVNGLDSALAQAKEAAGQKDVGIMGGDVIRQVLASGRLDELAVSVAPVLLGAGKRLFDGVSPDVRLEQLDAVKSPWVTHLRYRVL; from the coding sequence ATGAGCAAAATCGTGGCCCAGATGACGGTATCCCTCGATGGCTACTTCACCGGCCCGAACGACGGTCCTGGACGCGGGCTCGGCGACGGTGGCGAGCAGCTCCACTACTGGGTGTTCGGAGGTGCGTGGTCCTACGACCAAGGACCGAAAGGCGAAGCGACAGGTGTGGACAAACAAGTCCTAGATGACTCCATTCAGCGGATCGGCGCCGTCGTCGGAGGACGCTGGACGTACGAGTCAGCGGGCGCATGGGGCGGCACAAACCCCTGGCCCGTCCCCTTCTTCATCCTCACGCACCGACCAGAGGACGAACCCAGCGGCGCAGGGTTCCAGTTCGTGAACGGCCTCGACTCCGCACTTGCCCAGGCGAAGGAAGCAGCAGGCCAGAAGGACGTCGGGATCATGGGTGGAGACGTGATCCGCCAGGTCCTCGCCTCCGGCCGGCTGGACGAACTCGCCGTGTCGGTCGCCCCGGTCCTTCTCGGCGCGGGCAAGCGGCTCTTCGACGGGGTCAGCCCCGACGTCAGGCTCGAACAGCTCGATGCCGTGAAATCCCCGTGGGTGACCCACCTGCGCTACCGCGTACTGTGA
- a CDS encoding PIN domain-containing protein, with amino-acid sequence MSALVVDNSVLVYVLTQAQTNDVLRQRLSAPRVLSAPHLVDYEFANALRGLVQAGKLAPEHADDARLDFADLRIQRYPGAVTAERAWELRDNFTAYDAAYIALAEVLDCPLLTGDQKLIGAHRANVELHPSS; translated from the coding sequence GTGAGTGCACTCGTCGTTGACAACTCGGTTCTTGTTTACGTTCTCACCCAAGCGCAAACCAACGACGTGCTACGCCAGAGGCTCTCCGCGCCGCGTGTGCTGAGCGCGCCCCATCTCGTCGACTATGAGTTTGCTAACGCGCTACGTGGCTTGGTCCAGGCAGGGAAACTGGCACCAGAGCACGCGGACGATGCCAGACTCGATTTCGCCGACCTGCGGATCCAGCGTTACCCGGGGGCGGTCACTGCTGAACGTGCGTGGGAACTGCGCGACAACTTCACCGCCTACGACGCCGCCTACATCGCGCTGGCAGAGGTACTCGACTGCCCGCTGCTGACCGGCGATCAAAAGCTCATCGGAGCGCACCGCGCCAACGTCGAACTCCACCCCAGCTCGTAA
- a CDS encoding PucR family transcriptional regulator ligand-binding domain-containing protein, with amino-acid sequence MSSPIDIVAALGAPLLHVVVAGADRGDVRDVFLAEPHDAVPGEPGDLVLGIGVPGPEEAVQLVRRCAASGAAAVIMRTAVATPVPVAEAAQESSITLVAAGDGVPWAHLVWLLRGVIDRSMPPPGASSAADTSPGTYDDLFALADTVAAIVGAPVTFEDSGSRVLAYSSGQGQTDTARVATIVGRRVPEEVAAHYRARGVFRRLVRSDEPFLVPAGPDGMLPRLVVPVRAGGSGWAPSGRSSMDPSTTRQRLSCAGRHPSSRCTCCGYGRRPTSSGAALRS; translated from the coding sequence GTGAGCTCGCCCATCGACATCGTGGCTGCCCTGGGTGCGCCGTTGCTGCACGTGGTCGTCGCCGGTGCTGATCGCGGCGACGTCCGTGACGTGTTCCTCGCCGAGCCGCACGACGCCGTCCCCGGCGAGCCCGGCGATCTGGTCCTCGGCATCGGCGTGCCTGGTCCGGAAGAAGCGGTCCAGCTAGTGCGGCGGTGTGCCGCGTCGGGCGCAGCCGCGGTGATCATGCGGACGGCCGTCGCCACACCTGTTCCGGTGGCCGAGGCAGCGCAGGAATCTTCCATCACCCTCGTCGCCGCCGGAGACGGGGTGCCGTGGGCACACCTGGTGTGGCTGTTGCGGGGGGTGATCGATAGGTCGATGCCGCCGCCGGGCGCGTCGTCAGCCGCAGACACCTCGCCGGGCACGTATGACGACCTCTTCGCACTCGCGGACACCGTCGCGGCGATCGTCGGGGCGCCGGTGACGTTCGAGGACAGCGGATCACGCGTCCTGGCCTATTCGTCCGGGCAGGGGCAGACGGACACCGCCCGCGTGGCGACGATCGTCGGACGCCGGGTCCCCGAGGAGGTCGCCGCACACTACCGAGCCCGCGGGGTGTTCCGTCGCCTGGTCCGCTCCGACGAGCCGTTTCTCGTACCAGCCGGCCCGGACGGAATGCTGCCGCGGCTGGTGGTGCCGGTCCGGGCAGGTGGGAGTGGCTGGGCTCCATCTGGGCGGTCGTCGATGGACCCGTCGACGACGCGACAACGGCTGAGCTGCGCCGGGCGGCATCCGTCCTCGCGCTGCACCTGCTGCGGTTACGGGCGCAGACCGACATCGTCCGGCGCAGCGCTACGGAGCTGA
- a CDS encoding class I SAM-dependent methyltransferase: MSDLDTQTTYWDAAAATKTFTHPLYMPWLNGVARDATILDYGCGYGRTMHALGREGFNNLTGVDTSPEMIARARTLNPALHFSGLDAGSLPTPLPREARRAAHRLQHL, from the coding sequence ATGTCCGATCTCGATACTCAAACCACCTACTGGGATGCTGCCGCGGCGACCAAGACATTCACACATCCGCTGTACATGCCCTGGCTGAACGGCGTCGCCAGGGATGCCACGATCCTCGACTACGGCTGCGGCTATGGACGCACCATGCACGCTCTAGGACGTGAGGGCTTCAACAACCTGACAGGCGTCGACACCTCACCAGAAATGATCGCCCGGGCCCGTACCCTGAATCCTGCTCTGCACTTCTCCGGGCTAGATGCAGGCAGTCTGCCGACACCACTCCCCCGAGAGGCTCGCCGCGCTGCTCACCGACTTCAGCATCTCTGA
- a CDS encoding RICIN domain-containing protein, with protein sequence MTAQHGKAGRKRTIGRRPLLQAVAGLGLVGTASVVSAQQAQAAVPDGTYCLINEFSGKALDNLRSTTDATNVGQWAHWGGLPQRWLVSHEGDGLYQLIALYSGTWRALDNGSSNEDGASVIQWRGNGESQQRWQIVDVGGGYQKLICAYSGKALDNGSSTADGARTMQWTDHGGPQQRWRFVPIAGGSRTFTHPGLLHTQADFDRMVAKVQAGEQPWLGSWEKLTASPEAQLSWSPRPQPEVRRGAGTNENFMLLARDVHAAYQTALRWKISGDDRYADKSVEIMNAWSSTLENLGGDQHVALLAGINGYQFANAAEMMRGYPGFDLAGFQAMMLDKFYPRSNWFMLNHSDTCVTHYWANWELGNMATMVAIGALCDDWPIYEQGLEYFRHGAGNGSIGRAVWHLHSSSLGQWQESGRDQAHTIMGVGLMAALCEMAWNQGDDMYGWDGNRFLAGAEYVARYNNGHSVPYETYRWENGHNCDPQQQTVISTNQRGQLRPVWEMILGHYAGRRGLSTPNVAEMVARLRPESGAGGHASTYDQLGLGSLTFAR encoded by the coding sequence ATGACGGCTCAGCACGGCAAAGCAGGGCGGAAGAGGACGATCGGGCGGCGGCCATTGCTCCAGGCGGTCGCCGGATTAGGACTGGTCGGAACGGCAAGTGTCGTCTCGGCCCAACAGGCACAGGCGGCAGTACCCGACGGGACGTACTGCCTGATCAACGAGTTCAGTGGCAAGGCGCTGGACAACCTGCGTTCGACGACCGACGCGACAAACGTCGGCCAGTGGGCCCACTGGGGTGGCCTGCCCCAGCGGTGGCTGGTGTCGCACGAAGGCGACGGGCTATATCAGCTGATCGCCCTGTACAGCGGCACGTGGCGAGCACTCGACAACGGCAGCTCGAACGAAGACGGTGCCTCTGTGATCCAGTGGCGCGGTAACGGCGAGTCGCAGCAGCGGTGGCAGATCGTCGACGTGGGCGGCGGCTACCAGAAGCTGATCTGCGCGTACAGCGGCAAGGCGCTCGACAACGGCAGTTCGACCGCAGACGGCGCGCGCACGATGCAGTGGACCGACCACGGCGGGCCCCAGCAGCGCTGGCGGTTCGTCCCCATCGCAGGCGGCTCACGCACATTCACGCATCCGGGTCTGCTGCACACCCAGGCGGACTTCGACCGGATGGTGGCCAAAGTGCAGGCGGGTGAGCAGCCGTGGCTGGGCAGCTGGGAAAAGCTGACCGCGAGCCCGGAAGCCCAGTTGAGCTGGTCGCCGCGGCCGCAGCCGGAAGTGCGCCGGGGAGCCGGCACCAACGAGAATTTCATGCTGCTGGCGCGGGACGTGCATGCGGCGTACCAGACCGCGCTGCGCTGGAAGATCAGTGGTGACGACCGGTACGCCGACAAATCCGTCGAGATCATGAACGCGTGGTCGAGCACGCTGGAGAACCTTGGCGGCGACCAGCACGTGGCCTTGCTGGCGGGAATCAACGGCTACCAGTTCGCCAACGCCGCGGAGATGATGCGCGGCTATCCCGGGTTCGACCTGGCCGGGTTCCAGGCCATGATGCTCGACAAGTTCTACCCGCGTAGCAACTGGTTCATGCTCAACCACAGCGACACCTGCGTCACCCACTACTGGGCGAACTGGGAGCTCGGCAATATGGCGACAATGGTCGCGATCGGCGCGCTCTGCGACGACTGGCCGATCTACGAGCAGGGCCTGGAGTATTTCCGCCACGGTGCGGGCAACGGCTCGATCGGCCGCGCGGTGTGGCACCTGCACTCGTCGTCGCTGGGACAGTGGCAGGAGTCCGGACGCGACCAGGCACACACCATCATGGGCGTGGGGTTGATGGCCGCGCTCTGCGAGATGGCCTGGAACCAGGGAGACGACATGTACGGCTGGGACGGCAACCGATTCCTGGCCGGTGCGGAGTACGTCGCCCGGTACAACAACGGCCACAGCGTTCCATACGAGACCTACCGCTGGGAGAACGGACACAACTGCGACCCGCAACAGCAGACCGTCATCTCCACCAACCAGCGTGGCCAGTTGCGTCCGGTCTGGGAGATGATCCTGGGCCACTATGCGGGCCGCCGCGGGCTCTCCACGCCGAATGTCGCCGAAATGGTCGCCCGTCTCCGCCCCGAGAGCGGCGCCGGCGGCCATGCCAGCACGTACGATCAGCTGGGCCTCGGAAGCCTCACATTTGCCCGATAG
- a CDS encoding DNA alkylation repair protein translates to MTLSAQTFIATLREHESESERAKISRYFRGSADTQIIGVRMKTTFDTAAKYRDVPLAEVEALLESPYYEARIGAVSILDFKARRKGITDAERAELYNLYLRRHDRIDNWDLVDRAAPRVIGWYLFDKPRDPLYKLAGSANIWERRTAITATFWFIRQRDIDDALKIAEMLIDDDEELINKSVGTGLREIGKVDPDRLVEFLRTHAAKTPRVTLRYATERLPADVRKQLLGPR, encoded by the coding sequence ATGACACTTTCGGCACAGACGTTCATCGCGACACTTCGCGAACACGAATCGGAGAGCGAGCGCGCGAAGATCAGCCGATACTTCCGCGGCAGCGCGGATACGCAGATCATTGGCGTCCGGATGAAGACTACTTTCGACACCGCCGCCAAATATCGCGACGTCCCGCTGGCGGAAGTCGAAGCGCTGCTGGAATCTCCGTACTACGAGGCGCGAATCGGCGCGGTCAGCATTCTCGACTTCAAAGCCCGCCGCAAAGGCATCACCGATGCCGAGCGCGCAGAGCTCTACAACCTCTATCTCCGCCGCCACGACCGCATCGACAATTGGGATCTCGTCGACCGGGCCGCGCCTCGGGTGATCGGTTGGTATCTGTTCGACAAACCTCGAGACCCGCTCTACAAGCTCGCGGGTTCGGCGAACATCTGGGAGCGCCGGACGGCGATCACCGCGACGTTCTGGTTCATCCGTCAGAGGGACATCGACGACGCGCTGAAGATCGCCGAAATGCTGATCGACGACGACGAGGAACTGATCAACAAGTCGGTCGGCACCGGGCTGCGAGAAATTGGCAAGGTCGATCCGGACCGTTTGGTCGAATTCCTTCGTACGCATGCCGCCAAGACGCCGCGAGTGACCCTTCGCTACGCGACCGAGCGGCTACCGGCGGACGTGCGAAAACAACTCCTCGGCCCGCGGTGA
- a CDS encoding MarR family winged helix-turn-helix transcriptional regulator, which produces MIDERGAALYALLRHVRPLVLNSARVVEALVHDAGWTVGMRAVMEVIDEIGPTPAPAIASRLDLPRQGVQRHINDLLELGHVEAQPNPAHRRSNLIAHTPRGAEVYARIRADELRRLDSLAGECSPTDIDVAVQVLAALNRDVRDQAARLTYTRKKRDND; this is translated from the coding sequence ATGATTGACGAGCGAGGAGCCGCACTCTACGCGTTGCTGCGACATGTCCGACCGCTTGTGCTGAACTCCGCGCGGGTGGTTGAGGCGTTAGTGCACGATGCCGGCTGGACGGTTGGGATGCGTGCGGTTATGGAAGTGATCGACGAGATCGGCCCCACACCTGCTCCCGCTATCGCGTCGAGGCTGGACCTGCCCCGGCAGGGGGTTCAGCGACATATCAACGACCTCTTGGAGCTTGGCCACGTCGAAGCGCAGCCGAACCCGGCGCACCGTCGCTCGAACTTGATCGCCCACACTCCACGTGGTGCGGAGGTCTACGCGCGCATCCGGGCCGACGAACTGCGGCGGTTGGATTCCCTCGCGGGAGAGTGCAGCCCGACGGACATCGACGTCGCGGTACAGGTACTCGCGGCGCTCAACCGTGATGTGCGTGATCAGGCGGCCCGACTGACGTACACGAGAAAGAAGCGGGACAATGACTGA
- a CDS encoding maleylpyruvate isomerase family mycothiol-dependent enzyme → MTDDEIYALTTTNRRKIAALLDGFDDDQWAALTLCPGWTVHHMAAHFLQPMVVGFGQFLRAAFRHRGDTDKTVAHVTERLARKSRADLIALLDKHAGDRVSPTRVGPMGPFAETCIHLRDIARPLGLDADVPDEHWLILLDYLTSSSVAPALVPAGRLDGLALLAADGDWQSGVGEELRGPAEALAMGAAGRVVALDDLTGNGVTMLRRRLAATE, encoded by the coding sequence ATGACTGACGACGAGATCTACGCACTCACCACCACCAACCGGAGGAAGATCGCGGCGTTGCTCGACGGGTTCGACGATGACCAGTGGGCGGCACTGACTCTCTGCCCTGGCTGGACGGTGCACCACATGGCCGCTCATTTTCTGCAGCCGATGGTCGTCGGCTTCGGCCAGTTTCTTCGTGCGGCGTTCCGCCATCGTGGCGACACAGACAAGACCGTGGCGCACGTGACGGAGCGGCTTGCTCGAAAGTCTCGCGCCGACCTGATCGCACTGCTGGACAAACACGCCGGGGACCGCGTGAGTCCTACTCGGGTCGGCCCGATGGGGCCGTTCGCCGAGACGTGCATCCACCTGCGGGACATCGCGCGTCCGTTAGGTCTGGATGCCGACGTCCCGGATGAGCACTGGCTGATCCTGCTCGACTACCTCACATCCTCCTCCGTTGCCCCAGCACTCGTACCGGCCGGGCGGCTGGATGGGCTGGCCCTGTTGGCCGCCGACGGCGATTGGCAGTCCGGGGTGGGGGAGGAATTGCGAGGACCGGCCGAGGCGCTTGCCATGGGCGCGGCCGGGCGCGTCGTCGCTCTCGACGACCTCACCGGGAATGGTGTGACAATGCTGCGCCGCAGGCTTGCGGCGACCGAGTGA
- a CDS encoding SNF2-related protein, whose amino-acid sequence MAQRVRRSGGTGTAQRGKRRARDNDGILPVLAKAVRELENRAQRGQVDAAKFQAVALQVRDERARIKADTSVSDAQRDTELRRLDGIATILAQTAARQPSLYLLLAEDAEASDSALRLKREMQVAGGLAPDPELEKPRTPQTVAPSERQVVPRSVAAAQLANPFLAPDFGDAEQQRPTQRRLAGWELITPLLNSFENASPGAGSCMQLPEPAPSQLPSKLELMPHQARVITAAAQGHRTFLLADEPGLGKTAQALLAAQAANAYPLLCVVPSVVKTNWAREVALWTPSRSVTVIHGSGETIDGFADIVVVNYEVLDRHVGWIATHGFRGMVVDEAHFIKNKKSQRSQHVLEIADRIRQRLPRPLMMALTGTPLINDIDDFRAIWQFLGWIEDNKPGPQLMTALEKTGQTPADRGFQPAARQAVIDLGIVRRRKVDVASDIPARRIADLPVELDVATTRSIRNAERELALRLVQRYDAAVAARAERSDKVVEGIDHELVRRVVRSELKDADRSSGENVFAVVRRIGRSKATLAADYAAQLARNAGKVVFFAKHIDVMDAASELLESRGIGYASVRGDQSPRERQRNIDAFINDPDVAIAVCSLTAAGVGLNLQVASNVVLAELSWTNAEQTQAIDRVHRIGQTEPVTAWRIIAAQTIDAKIAELIDAKASLAARALDGSGEEIASSADVQLEALVGLLTEALADRRA is encoded by the coding sequence GTGGCACAACGTGTACGTCGTTCCGGGGGGACCGGGACAGCCCAGCGCGGCAAGCGTCGCGCGCGTGACAACGACGGGATCCTGCCCGTCCTTGCCAAAGCGGTCCGAGAACTCGAGAACCGCGCCCAGCGGGGCCAGGTAGACGCGGCGAAGTTCCAGGCCGTCGCGTTGCAGGTGCGTGACGAACGCGCGCGTATTAAAGCCGACACTTCCGTGTCCGACGCTCAGCGAGACACGGAACTGAGACGGCTGGACGGAATCGCGACCATCCTTGCGCAGACCGCGGCCCGTCAGCCGTCGCTGTACCTGCTCCTCGCCGAGGACGCCGAGGCCAGCGACTCAGCATTGCGGCTGAAGCGTGAGATGCAGGTTGCCGGTGGCCTGGCGCCAGATCCGGAGCTCGAGAAGCCACGGACGCCCCAGACCGTCGCACCCAGTGAGCGACAGGTGGTGCCGCGCTCCGTCGCCGCCGCGCAGCTGGCCAACCCGTTCCTCGCACCCGATTTCGGCGACGCCGAACAGCAGCGCCCGACGCAGCGGCGCCTCGCCGGCTGGGAGCTGATCACGCCACTGCTGAACTCGTTCGAGAACGCTTCGCCCGGAGCAGGGTCGTGCATGCAACTGCCCGAACCGGCGCCGTCGCAGCTGCCTTCCAAACTCGAACTTATGCCGCACCAGGCCCGCGTGATCACTGCCGCGGCCCAGGGGCACCGCACGTTCCTGCTGGCTGATGAGCCGGGACTGGGCAAGACCGCGCAGGCGCTGCTCGCTGCACAGGCCGCGAACGCCTACCCGCTGCTGTGTGTGGTGCCGAGCGTGGTCAAGACGAACTGGGCCCGTGAGGTCGCTCTCTGGACGCCTTCACGGAGCGTGACGGTGATTCACGGCAGTGGGGAGACTATCGATGGGTTCGCTGACATCGTCGTCGTGAACTACGAGGTGCTGGACCGCCACGTCGGCTGGATCGCCACCCACGGCTTCCGCGGCATGGTCGTCGATGAGGCGCACTTCATCAAGAACAAGAAGTCTCAGCGATCCCAGCATGTGCTCGAGATCGCCGATCGGATCCGGCAGCGCCTCCCGCGGCCGCTGATGATGGCGCTCACGGGCACGCCACTGATCAATGACATCGACGACTTCCGCGCAATCTGGCAGTTCCTCGGCTGGATCGAGGACAACAAACCCGGCCCGCAGCTCATGACGGCGCTGGAGAAAACCGGCCAGACCCCTGCCGATCGGGGCTTCCAGCCCGCGGCACGCCAAGCCGTGATCGATCTCGGCATCGTCCGGCGGCGCAAGGTGGACGTCGCCAGCGACATCCCCGCCCGGCGGATCGCTGACCTGCCCGTTGAGCTCGACGTCGCCACCACGCGTTCGATCCGCAACGCCGAACGTGAGCTCGCGCTGCGCCTGGTCCAGCGGTACGACGCGGCCGTCGCCGCGCGTGCGGAACGCTCGGACAAGGTCGTCGAGGGCATCGATCACGAGCTTGTCCGGCGAGTCGTGCGCTCGGAACTCAAGGACGCGGACCGGTCGTCGGGCGAGAACGTGTTCGCCGTAGTGCGCCGGATCGGCCGTTCCAAGGCCACCCTGGCGGCCGACTACGCCGCACAGCTGGCCCGCAACGCGGGCAAGGTCGTGTTCTTCGCCAAGCACATCGACGTGATGGACGCTGCCTCGGAGCTCCTGGAATCGCGGGGAATCGGCTACGCCTCAGTCCGCGGCGATCAGTCCCCCAGAGAACGCCAGCGCAACATCGACGCGTTCATCAACGACCCGGACGTAGCCATCGCGGTCTGCTCTCTCACCGCCGCCGGCGTCGGCCTCAACCTGCAGGTCGCCAGCAACGTCGTCCTCGCCGAGCTCTCGTGGACCAACGCCGAGCAGACCCAGGCGATCGACCGGGTCCACCGGATCGGGCAGACCGAACCCGTCACGGCCTGGCGGATCATCGCCGCCCAGACGATCGACGCCAAGATCGCCGAACTCATCGACGCCAAGGCGAGCCTTGCCGCGCGCGCACTCGACGGCTCCGGTGAAGAGATCGCTTCCTCGGCCGACGTCCAGCTCGAGGCATTGGTGGGACTACTGACCGAGGCGCTAGCCGACCGTCGGGCCTGA
- a CDS encoding dienelactone hydrolase family protein, whose protein sequence is MAEIVLFHHVQGLTDGVRAFADQLRAGGHVVHAPDLFDGERPATIDDGVALVESIGRQLLRERADGVLDELPDALVYAGFSFGAGMAQRRAQTRAGARGALLYESCISITGEWAVGPWPEGVPVQIHGMEADPFFALEGDLEAARELVETVGPELASLFVYPGDQHLFTDSSLPSYDAEATALVVRRSLDFLDGLPSTSL, encoded by the coding sequence GTGGCCGAGATCGTGTTGTTCCACCACGTGCAGGGACTCACCGACGGGGTGCGCGCCTTCGCCGACCAGTTACGCGCCGGTGGGCATGTTGTGCACGCGCCTGACCTGTTCGACGGCGAGCGGCCGGCGACCATCGACGACGGCGTCGCTCTGGTCGAGAGCATCGGGCGCCAGCTGCTGCGCGAGCGTGCCGACGGGGTGTTGGACGAGTTGCCGGACGCTCTGGTGTATGCCGGGTTCTCGTTCGGTGCCGGTATGGCGCAGCGGCGTGCGCAGACCCGTGCCGGGGCGCGTGGCGCGCTGCTGTATGAGTCCTGTATCTCGATCACGGGTGAGTGGGCCGTCGGGCCGTGGCCAGAGGGGGTCCCGGTGCAGATCCACGGAATGGAGGCAGACCCGTTCTTCGCGTTGGAGGGCGACCTCGAGGCCGCGCGTGAGCTGGTCGAGACGGTTGGGCCGGAGCTGGCGAGCCTGTTCGTCTACCCGGGCGATCAGCACTTGTTCACCGACAGTTCGCTTCCGTCATACGACGCGGAGGCGACGGCCTTGGTCGTGCGGCGTTCGTTGGACTTCCTCGACGGATTGCCGAGTACATCGCTTTGA